In Scophthalmus maximus strain ysfricsl-2021 chromosome 5, ASM2237912v1, whole genome shotgun sequence, the sequence TCATCAAAGTCCCCGATAGTATCCTAATGACTGTTGTAATATTTGACCTGCATATCTGTAATGCGCCCATTTAGCACTATAGCTTCATGGGGTTTTGGTAGCATCTAGTGGCAGCTGTAGAAAACTACAACCACAACAGTACCTGTTCACTGATGAGGCTGCATATCTGGACGATTGTTTGTTCATCTATCCAACTTTTTCTTAaccatttttttgaaaattagaaTTCATAAATCCTCAACTGATATTCAGCGGGGTTTTGACTAAACAAAACCACAGGCAGGCAAAACCCTGTAGTTGATAAAGCTTTAGATGTCAGCAGCAGGTATCTGAGTAGTGActggaatgaaaataaacagtaaaatattACTGATAGCACCGTTTATCTGACCCCAATTCATATAGCACAATAGACATATAGTCGAAGCACTTACCACAGATATGATGATGagtgcagtacagtacatatattTGAAGGCTCCTTGTCTTCCTTGAGTTACTGTTCCAGACTATGGTGATGAGATTGCCATAGAGTTAAGGAGCAGTGCCGGGGCCCCAGTGGAGATACCACACAACTTCCAGGTCGACTTTGTGTGGAAGTCCACTTCCTTTGACAGGTACtcacaagaaaaacacacacacacacacacacacacacgcacacacttgtttgttgatttgacatctgcatttattaattttgctGTGTAAGCAAGGCCGAAACCCAACTTTATCAACCTTGTTTCAATATTCCTGTTTCCATCATCCAGGATGCAGAGTGCCCTGAAGACATTTGCTGTGGACGAGACTTCAGTGTCTGGTTACATTTATCACAAACTGCTGGGACACGAGGTAGAAGACGTGGTCATCAAGTGTCAGCTGCCCAAACGTTTCACCGCACAGGGCCTGCCTGATCTGAACCACTCCCAGGTCAGTTAGAGAGACGACTACATTTTCATTGATAGACTTTGGTCAAATTTCACAAGGTACATTTGCCAGTGCCAATATCTGcattacagaaaacacaaacatgacagagaTGATGCAGAGTTTTAAGACTGAGGTCACTTACCCcacaaaaaaacgtttttaGGCTCAACCTAGGTTGTTAATAGGggccttttttatgttttaaattgtaTATCGAGattctttgttcttttcctcttaatgacaatatattgtgttgtgttgtaatGCAGGTGTATGCTGTGAAGACAGTGCTGCAGCGTCCCCTCAGTCTGATCCAGGGGCCTCCTGGCACAGGGAAGACAGTAACCTCTGCCACCATCGTCTACCACCTGGCAAGGCAGGGTAACGGGTAAGAAACACACTGAGTAaatgtctttacttttctttttcagaatctttctttttttgagcaTCTGGCCCTGATCAGACCTGGTGTTAACATCTGTCGTGGGTCATAATGGGACTTTTGAAAGTTCATcggttcacacctggcattagaaGGCATCTTCACATGTGTCTCGAGTGATCACTTGCGATCAAATCACATGGAGCGGCGGCCACAAATGAATCAGTGtatgtgggaaacactgagaagtgtaaaaatatttttcatttttaaactgtAGCGGGCCAAAAAATGTGAGCTGAGCAGGGGGACCTTTACATGTGGCCTAGGACGCATTTGTATTCACGCAAATGtaaagaatgtggccacatgtGTCCCAGACCTCCTCCGAGTGTGGTTCTGAGTGATCCTATCTCAAATATGTCCTTAATGTGTTTCGGCTACAATCACGTCACCACAGATGAATGTTAATGCCACGTCTGCACAGGGCCTCTTAGTATATTCaactaatcattattttttctattgatTGTTATTTAGTCACTTCAAACAGATTTAAGATTGAAATGACTGATACTGTTCTTAAGGAATAGCTTGTGATCCCTGAGACAGTCGCTGTGACTTGTTTCTTCAGGCCAGTGCTGGTGTGCGCTCCCAGTAACATTGCTGTTGACCAGCTGACAGAGAAGATCCACCTGTCTGGACTCAAGGTGGTGAGGCTGTGTGCCAAGAGCAGAGAGGCCATCGACTCACCTGTGTCCTTCCTGGCTTTGCACAACCAGACCCGAAACATGGACAGGTAACATATAACTGGCTGGGATCAATAAGCATTCTAAAGACGActcagttttgtgtgtttggttaaCTTTTTTACAACTTTAGAAGGATTATTTTCCTACCAGTTCCTTTGAGAGAAGCATTGGCTTTAGATTATGTAACATTATTCAAGTAATACATGTTGCAGATTCTAACCATTGCTCTCAGGCACAACACTGATTTGGTGAAATCATTCAAACTTGCAGTATGCCTGAGCTTCAGAAGCTCCAACAGCTGAAAGACGAGACTGGCGAGCTGTCCTCCTCGGACGAGAAGCGCTACCGAGCTCTGAGACGCACTGCTGAGAGGGAGCTGCTTATGGTATGAAAGTCTGCTCTTGCTGAAGTCCTACCAAATCTGAAGAGTATGTGCCATGGTATTagtttttctaaaaagaaactTTTCATTGCTCATAAACATCTCCACTttattccctctctcttccctagAATGCTGATGTGATCTGTTCTACCTGTGTTGGGGCGGGAGATCCTCGTTTGGCCAAGATGCAGTTCCGCTCAATCCTGATCGATGAGAGCACCCAAGCCACTGAACCAGAGTGCATGGTGCCTGTTGTCCTGGGGGCCAAGCAGGTTGGAGACTCGTGTGAAAATACATGTGAATCATTCTATGGCATCGTCTATCTGTTAAAGTGCTGTCATTCCACAGTTGTGAGGTCAATAACAGTTCctgcaaaatatttattttgttatcttCACTCCTCCTTTGAACTTTGTActcatctgggttttttttctccatagtTGATTTTGGTGGGTGATCACTGCCAGCTGGGACCTGTGGTGATGTGTAAGAAGGCAGCAAAAGCAGGTCTTTCACAGTCTCTGTTTGAGCGCCTGGTAGTTCTGGGGATCCGACCAATCCGTCTGCAGGTCCAGTACCGCATGCACCCGGCCCTCAGCGCCTTCCCCTCCAACATCTTCTATGAAGGCTCTCTGCAGAACGGGGTCACTGCTGGTAAGAcgaaaattatattttgtttgaaatctAATTTTGTGATGTTCAAAAGTGAATGCTTTAGAGACTGCTCTCTAAATTCCTGCCCAAGCTTCAGTAGGCAGCTGAATGTTCTTTCACTTGTTCTTGACTCCACACAGACAAGTTAAAATATAGACTTGTGACCTCGTCAGATTATATGTTCACACTATTGATAGTCACGGTACCATAAGTCGTATACATTctgctttgtttgtattttcaacctctttaaatgtatttacctATCATTCCTGAAGCAGATGTAACATAGACGCAGATCTTTTCTGCAGCGTATCCTGTGATGCTTCCTCCTTTGATGAACACATGTCAGTGGACTTTCCTGTACATCGTCAGCAAGAGTCTTGAGTCACTTATGTGTCTGTTTGCTCTTTCTACAGGGGATCGTGTGAAGAAAGGTTTTGACTTCCAGTGGCCGCAGCCTGACAAGCCAATGTTTTTTTACGTCACACAAGGCCAAGAGGAAATTGCCAGCTCTGGAACGTCATATCTCAACAGGTCAGAATTTCTTGATCTTTATGTCGATCCGATATGTTTATCATTCAATCTCCTGCAATAACTTAATTTGACAATCATGTTTAAATTTCTCTCATACACATAGTCACTATAGGCACTAAACATTTTTAGATGGGGTTAGCATGATTCATTTCCATAACATGATTAGTTTTTTGCACAAACTGTTTCCCATCATATATTGACTTCATGCAGGACTGAGGCGGCCAATGTGGAGAAGATAACCACAAGGCTGCTGAAGGCTGGGGCAAAACCTGACCAGATCGGCATCATTACCCCCTacgagggtcagaggtcatacCTGGTCCAATACATGCAGTTCAGTGGCTCCCTCCACACCAAGCTCTATCAGGTGGGGGGACAATTATTtcttgcattttaaatgttgaattgtGCACTTGATCACAACCATTTAAACTGAAATACAGGAAGCATAACCAAAAGATGtctcacatcatttttttccccgtctaaTTTCTCTTCACTCTTTATGTAGGAGGTGGAGATAGCCAGTGTTGATGCCtttcaaggcagagagaaagacttCATCATCCTTTCGTGTGTGAGGGCCAATGAGCACCAGGGCATTGGCTTCCTGAACGATCCCCGACGTCTGAACGTGGCGCTCACCAGGGCCAGGTGAAGTAGAACTACAGCAGTTACCCTTACTAATGTTAACTCTTAATCATTAGGTCTTTAATCATAATCTTGTTTCTGTCACATAGGTATGGTGTAATAATAGTGGGGAACCCGAAGGCCCTGTCAAAGCAGCCCTTGTGGAACCATCTGCTGAACTACTACAAGGAGCAGAAGGTCCTGGTCGAAGGCCCCCTCAACAACTTGAGGGAGAGCCTCATGCAATTCAGCAAGCCACGCAAGTTGGTCAACACCATCAACCCTGTGAGTTTAGTATGTGGTTTCATAGCTGAAATCACAGTTACTTAACTGACAcacgtgttttttttggccCGTGAAGGATGTAAgatgcatttcaaaatgcaCCCATGCATCTAGGAGGGGGAGATTAAGGAAAACTGAGTAATAAATTAGTGAACAATTAATGAGCTGTGGCCTAAAAAcgtcctttttgtgtttttcaggggGGTCGATTCATGAGCACTGCCATGTATGATGCCAGGGAGGCCCTCATTCCTGGATCTGTTTATGACCGCAGCAGCAACGGTGAGTCACTGTGGAAAACTCGTATGTTTTAATCTCAAATGTGAGAAAGTATCTTACCAATAGATCCCATTACAAAGgaacatgtactgtatctgCTTTGCTAGAATCTTAAGTATAAAAGCAAGAGCTTTGTGCACTGTCATGTGATGAAACTATCTCTGCACACTACCATGTTATTTAGAAGGAAGTGAGATTAACATGCAGTTCTTTCCACTGCAGGACGTATGTCCAACATGTATTTCCAGACCCATGACCAGATCGGTATGATTGGCACAGGCTCCAGTCCCATGAGTTCCATGAACATCCCCATCCCCTTCAACCTTGTGATGCCCCCTATACCTCCTTCGGGGTACATGGGGCAGGTCAACGGGCCCTCAGGAGGTGAGAAACGATAAAACTGTCAGAGGCATGCTAACTGCATAGTTTTTTCAGGCACAATCCTGTCTGAACTGTTTTATCTGACTCCACTGCCGACCAGGTCGTGGTGGAGGTATGAAGGGCaaggcaggaagtggaggaggaggaggcgggactCGGGGTGGCCGTCAAAGAAACCGCGGCATCATAGGAAACCACGGTGGGGGAGCGGACCGCGGGCACGGAGGACAAATAAGCGCCAGCCAGGCCAGCCAGGACCTGGGCTCCCAGTCCTTCTCCCAGGGTCCTCTGACCCAGGGCTACATCAACATGAGCCAACCATCACAGATGAGTCAGACCGGACTCTCCCAGCCTGAACTCTCCCAGGTTTATTTATTAGTCGGAAATCTTTTTCATAAATCTAGCACTAAAGACATTATATGATGTTCTAACATGCGGCACTTTAAGAGGCAAACTGTTTATTCACAGCAAGGCCAGAGCTGTCTGTACATATATTCCAAGCTCTTGTCCAGGTTTCCTCTTCAAGTAAAGACTTCATCTTGTCTATAACCACTCTCTCTTTTCCTGCCTGGAAAGAAGTGAGGGAATAACTGTTGACTGGCCTTCTTCTGTTTGTCGTATTATAGGACAGTTACCTAGGAGACGAGTTCAAGTCCCAGATTGATGTGGCTCTGTCCCAGGACTCCACCTACCAGGGGGAGCGGGCCTACCAACACGGTGGTGTGACTGGACTGTCCCAGTACTAGACAGTAAGACATTCCGCTGTGGACTCGGCTGACTCACTGAATTTTTTAGGAAAATCTGCCCATTTGTTTTCCTACTGAGAATTCCCTACCAATGTAAAGCTGAAGCTGGAGCAGTGatacagttagcttagcatgggGAACAGGCAAAATGCCTTGCCAGACTCGCGAAGTTAATTATCCATCCAAAACTATCATGTAAACACAACAATGTGTTGCTGTGTCACAAAGAGTTGTGTGACAGACCAGGCTCTCAGTGGAGACTCCAGGAAGTCCCTGCTCTTGGTCGATAAATAGACTGGCATGTAACTCCATAAAACTAAAACTGCTCATCTTTACACTTTGCTTTTTGAGTAGATTAAACAAACCAGACAAAGTATTGATTGAGTTGTAAAGGTCGGTACCGTTGCACTGAGACTGGtcagctgtttcctgtctttgtgctgAGCTAACTGCCTCCTAGTTATAGCCTCATTTATATCATACAGACATGTGTAACTTCTTCTCATCTAATCCTACTAAGCTAATGGGCATATTTCCTAACTGATCCAAATAttgctttaaatgtattttatatatatgaatatatatttatatgtgtatttttcatTGTCTTACAGTTGCTGGAAAGGAGCTAGGCCTGCGTGAAGCTTAGTTCATCGGTATTTTAATCTGGGtaataacaaaaaagaacaaacatggATACCCGTTTTCCACTGCTACAACTGAAGCACCACTGTGTGAAAGTAACAGGAGAGAGACCGTGAGAAACCAACCAATCACAAGAGTGAGGGCAACAATGGGAGTAGAGCTGGACAGGAAGGAGAGCAAGAGAGGCGAGCGGGAGGCAGGTGGAGCAGAGAAGGCACTGCTGCTCACACGCGGAGACACGGCGAAGAAGAAAGCTCGTCGTCGCCGGAGCAGCACAGTTAGAGAGGCAAGACCTCGGACGGGTCGAGGAGGGTGGGAGTTCCAAACGTTGGAGAGGGGTGAGGGACGACTGTGTCATCTTGTCCCTCGTGTACCCCTGAACCCTCTGGCGTCTCCAGGCGGTATGGTTGGGATTCTTGCTCCAGAAGCtgagaaagacggagaagaagaggtGTCTCACCAAGAAAGTCCTCCAAGCCAACTCAACAGGACGTCTTCTGTgacatggacagagagagagagatagagagggaacACAACTCTTGGAGTAGTTGACTTGGCAACATTTTTAAACTCAA encodes:
- the LOC118310784 gene encoding regulator of nonsense transcripts 1-like, which produces MSVEAYGPSSQTLTFLDTEDAELMGADTQGSEYDFTDFTLPSQTQTQGQTQSQLDGQVNGADGLLQNGVDPVVKAGQLLAELNFEEDEEDTYYTKDLPAHACSYCGIHDPACVVYCNTSKKWFCNGRGNTSGSHIVNHLVRAKSKEVTLHKDGPLGETVLECYNCGCRNVFLLGFIPAKADSVVVLLCRQPCASQSSLKDINWDSSQWQPLIQDRCFLSWLVKIPSEQEQLRARQITAQQINKLEELWKENPTATLEDLEKPGVDEEPQHVLLRYEDAYQYQNIFGPLVKLEADYDKKLKESQTQDNITVRWDLGLNKKRIAYFTLPKTDSDMRLMQGDEICLRYKGDLAPPWKGIGHVIKVPDNYGDEIAIELRSSAGAPVEIPHNFQVDFVWKSTSFDRMQSALKTFAVDETSVSGYIYHKLLGHEVEDVVIKCQLPKRFTAQGLPDLNHSQVYAVKTVLQRPLSLIQGPPGTGKTVTSATIVYHLARQGNGPVLVCAPSNIAVDQLTEKIHLSGLKVVRLCAKSREAIDSPVSFLALHNQTRNMDSMPELQKLQQLKDETGELSSSDEKRYRALRRTAERELLMNADVICSTCVGAGDPRLAKMQFRSILIDESTQATEPECMVPVVLGAKQLILVGDHCQLGPVVMCKKAAKAGLSQSLFERLVVLGIRPIRLQVQYRMHPALSAFPSNIFYEGSLQNGVTAGDRVKKGFDFQWPQPDKPMFFYVTQGQEEIASSGTSYLNRTEAANVEKITTRLLKAGAKPDQIGIITPYEGQRSYLVQYMQFSGSLHTKLYQEVEIASVDAFQGREKDFIILSCVRANEHQGIGFLNDPRRLNVALTRARYGVIIVGNPKALSKQPLWNHLLNYYKEQKVLVEGPLNNLRESLMQFSKPRKLVNTINPGGRFMSTAMYDAREALIPGSVYDRSSNGRMSNMYFQTHDQIGMIGTGSSPMSSMNIPIPFNLVMPPIPPSGYMGQVNGPSGGRGGGMKGKAGSGGGGGGTRGGRQRNRGIIGNHGGGADRGHGGQISASQASQDLGSQSFSQGPLTQGYINMSQPSQMSQTGLSQPELSQDSYLGDEFKSQIDVALSQDSTYQGERAYQHGGVTGLSQY